One Pseudomonas sp. AN-1 genomic region harbors:
- a CDS encoding undecaprenyl-diphosphate phosphatase, with protein sequence MELWTAIQALILGIVEGLTEFLPISSTGHQIIVADLIGFGGDRAKAFNIIIQLGAILAVVWEFRQRIFDVVLGLPRERQAQRFTCNLLIAFFPAVILGVAFADLIEHWLFNPITVASALVIGGLVMLWAEKRQHAIEVHAVDDMSWKHALKIGCAQCLAMIPGTSRSASTIIGGLIFGLSRKAATEFSFFLAMPTMVGAAVYSGYKHRALFENGGDLPVFALGFVTSFIFAMLAVRALLKFIANHSYAVFAWYRIGFGLLILATWQLGMIDWSTAQG encoded by the coding sequence ATGGAATTGTGGACCGCCATCCAGGCGCTGATCCTGGGAATCGTCGAGGGACTGACCGAGTTCCTGCCGATCTCCAGCACCGGTCACCAGATCATAGTCGCGGACCTGATCGGCTTCGGCGGCGACCGCGCCAAGGCGTTCAACATCATCATCCAGCTCGGCGCGATCCTCGCCGTGGTCTGGGAGTTCCGCCAGCGCATCTTCGACGTGGTGCTCGGCCTGCCGCGCGAGCGCCAGGCGCAGCGGTTCACCTGCAACCTGCTGATCGCCTTCTTCCCGGCGGTGATCCTCGGCGTGGCCTTCGCCGACCTGATCGAACACTGGCTGTTCAACCCGATCACCGTGGCCAGCGCGCTGGTCATCGGCGGGCTGGTCATGCTGTGGGCCGAGAAGCGTCAGCATGCCATCGAGGTGCATGCGGTGGACGACATGAGCTGGAAACATGCCCTGAAGATCGGCTGCGCCCAGTGCCTGGCGATGATCCCCGGCACCTCGCGCTCGGCCTCGACCATCATCGGCGGGCTGATCTTCGGCCTGTCGCGCAAGGCGGCCACCGAGTTCTCCTTCTTCCTCGCCATGCCGACCATGGTCGGTGCCGCGGTCTATTCCGGCTACAAGCATCGCGCCCTGTTCGAGAACGGCGGCGACCTGCCGGTGTTCGCCCTCGGCTTCGTCACCTCGTTCATCTTCGCCATGCTGGCTGTGCGGGCGTTGCTCAAGTTCATCGCCAACCACAGCTATGCGGTATTCGCCTGGTACCGCATCGGTTTCGGCCTGCTGATCCTCGCCACCTGGCAGCTGGGCATGATCGACTGGAGCACGGCGCAGGGCTGA
- a CDS encoding DUF3429 domain-containing protein, with protein MHPFTATRPPHLAWLLGLAGLIPFISGALGIWLTPVGWRPLVLTALLDYSAVILAFMGAIHWGLAMRAEEDSLNAQMQLGLSVIPPLIGWAAVSFGMPVALAIPVFILAFIGLYLADLRAVRLGLAPIWYKPLRKPLTVAVSISLLVAWGGVLLA; from the coding sequence ATGCATCCCTTCACTGCCACCCGCCCCCCGCATCTGGCCTGGCTGCTCGGCCTGGCCGGGCTGATCCCGTTCATCAGTGGCGCCCTGGGCATCTGGCTCACCCCGGTCGGCTGGCGCCCGCTGGTACTGACCGCGCTGCTCGACTACTCGGCAGTGATCCTGGCCTTCATGGGAGCCATCCACTGGGGCCTGGCGATGCGCGCCGAGGAAGACAGCCTGAATGCCCAGATGCAGCTGGGCCTGTCGGTGATACCGCCGCTGATCGGCTGGGCGGCGGTTTCCTTCGGCATGCCGGTGGCGCTGGCGATTCCCGTGTTCATCCTGGCCTTCATCGGCCTGTACCTGGCCGACCTGCGTGCCGTGCGCCTGGGGCTGGCGCCGATCTGGTACAAGCCGTTGCGCAAGCCGCTGACCGTGGCGGTCAGCATCAGCCTGCTGGTGGCCTGGGGCGGTGTGCTGCTGGCCTGA
- a CDS encoding adhesin, producing the protein MRRISLFIGLALPALALAEQVPPHSQALIEDSGRNYQGVLSINQAAGDQHQQINARALAIGSGASATTNLRQQQVLENPDLSRNMQSSIEGNAFSNGNGVLGVNQSSGAGSQQINSFRTSVGAPVESLDDSILAQQSVVLSQDSGAAESGPGARIVGTDDRAFAGSSGVVQLSQSAGVGNRTVNSLSIRVMD; encoded by the coding sequence ATGCGCCGCATCAGTCTGTTCATCGGCCTCGCCTTGCCGGCTCTGGCTCTGGCCGAGCAGGTTCCTCCGCACAGCCAGGCCCTGATCGAAGACAGCGGACGCAACTACCAGGGCGTGCTGTCGATCAACCAGGCGGCAGGCGATCAGCATCAGCAGATCAACGCACGCGCCCTGGCTATCGGCAGCGGCGCGTCCGCGACGACCAACTTGCGGCAGCAGCAGGTTCTGGAGAACCCCGATCTTTCCCGGAACATGCAGTCGAGCATCGAGGGCAATGCCTTCAGCAACGGCAACGGCGTACTCGGCGTCAACCAGTCGAGCGGCGCCGGCAGCCAGCAGATCAACTCTTTCCGCACGAGCGTGGGCGCTCCCGTGGAAAGTTTGGACGACAGCATCCTCGCTCAGCAGAGCGTGGTGCTTTCGCAGGACTCAGGAGCAGCTGAGTCGGGGCCGGGAGCCAGGATCGTCGGTACCGACGACCGGGCCTTCGCCGGCAGCAGTGGTGTAGTTCAGCTGAGCCAGAGCGCTGGGGTGGGCAACCGGACGGTAAACAGCCTCAGCATAAGGGTCATGGATTGA
- a CDS encoding C39 family peptidase — translation MRLVILPVLCCLSGALQAAQVPMAVLPGGALAFKQVESMREQRFSNLVEQKTDFSCGAAALATILRQAYRFDVDETFVINGMLLGADHELVRNQGFSMLDMKRYIENLGMRARGYRIEADGLERLKIPVVVLQEIRGYKHFVVLQRTQDGFVYIGDPVLGHKRYSLEDFTKGWNGIVFAVIGPEYDRANALLSPPEPLTARKHLDGFQPVKDAELMEHGFIQSDFF, via the coding sequence ATGCGTCTGGTCATCCTGCCTGTTCTGTGCTGTCTGAGTGGCGCCCTCCAGGCCGCTCAAGTTCCGATGGCCGTCCTTCCGGGCGGCGCACTGGCTTTCAAGCAGGTCGAGAGCATGCGCGAACAGCGCTTCAGCAACCTGGTGGAACAGAAAACCGATTTCAGCTGCGGCGCTGCCGCCCTGGCCACCATCCTGCGCCAGGCCTACCGCTTCGATGTGGACGAAACCTTCGTGATCAACGGCATGCTCCTCGGCGCCGACCACGAGCTGGTGCGCAACCAGGGCTTCTCCATGCTGGACATGAAGCGCTACATCGAAAATCTCGGCATGCGCGCCCGCGGCTATCGAATCGAAGCCGATGGACTGGAACGACTCAAGATACCCGTCGTCGTCCTGCAGGAGATCCGCGGCTACAAGCATTTCGTCGTCCTGCAGCGCACCCAGGATGGATTCGTCTACATCGGCGATCCGGTGCTCGGCCACAAGCGCTACAGCCTCGAAGACTTCACCAAGGGCTGGAACGGCATCGTATTCGCCGTGATCGGCCCCGAATACGACAGGGCCAACGCCCTGCTGAGCCCCCCGGAGCCCCTCACCGCCCGGAAGCACCTCGATGGCTTCCAGCCGGTCAAGGACGCCGAGCTGATGGAGCACGGCTTCATCCAGAGCGACTTTTTCTGA
- a CDS encoding sigma-54 dependent transcriptional regulator, with protein MLRRLLVVDTSNEFKPLVSKLQHAGWEVTACSFDEAFEQRAEVGIIRLDLALDDLEEVRDLVSHNPALWVAVLAPGVPLDGSLGSLIGEWFFDYYTLPLDLDLFQATLGHALGMAMLRRPEKLRADDDRLLGNTATMRELRTLLTKLGPTDSPVLIRGESGTGKELVAHALHRLSRRAREPFVAINCGAIPEQLIQSELFGHEKGAFTGAHQRKIGRIESADGGTLFLDEIGDLPMDLQANLLRFLQEGQIERVGGSQPIKVNVRVLAATHVDLEQAVERGRFREDLYYRLNVLQVRTSPLRERLEDVPALARHFARLYAEEVGRRPRPFSDAALKALCDYDWPGNVRELANRVRRGLVLAEGNLIEAEDLGFQRAVAAHKADISLEDYKLQAEKQALSDVLLQYSQNLSRAAKALGVSRPTFYRLLSKHGIR; from the coding sequence ATGCTTCGTCGACTCCTCGTTGTCGACACTTCGAACGAATTCAAGCCCCTTGTTTCCAAACTGCAGCATGCCGGCTGGGAGGTAACGGCCTGTTCATTCGATGAAGCCTTCGAGCAGCGGGCGGAGGTCGGGATCATCCGTCTCGACCTTGCGCTCGATGATCTGGAGGAGGTGCGTGACCTGGTCAGCCACAACCCCGCCCTGTGGGTTGCCGTGCTGGCGCCGGGGGTGCCGCTGGATGGGAGCCTTGGCTCCCTCATCGGCGAATGGTTCTTCGACTACTACACCCTGCCGCTCGATCTGGACCTGTTCCAGGCCACGCTGGGGCACGCCCTGGGCATGGCCATGCTGCGCAGGCCCGAGAAGCTCAGGGCCGATGACGACCGGCTGCTGGGCAACACGGCGACCATGCGCGAACTGCGCACGCTGCTGACCAAGCTGGGCCCCACCGACTCGCCCGTGCTGATCCGCGGCGAAAGCGGCACCGGCAAGGAGCTGGTGGCTCATGCCCTGCACCGGCTTTCGCGACGGGCCAGGGAGCCCTTCGTGGCGATCAACTGCGGGGCCATTCCCGAACAGTTGATCCAGTCCGAACTGTTCGGCCACGAGAAGGGGGCCTTCACCGGTGCCCATCAGCGCAAGATCGGCCGGATCGAGTCGGCGGATGGCGGCACGCTGTTCCTCGACGAGATCGGCGACCTGCCGATGGACCTGCAGGCCAACCTGCTGCGCTTCCTGCAGGAAGGGCAGATCGAGAGGGTCGGCGGCAGCCAGCCGATCAAGGTGAATGTCCGCGTGCTGGCGGCCACCCACGTCGACCTGGAGCAGGCCGTGGAGCGTGGACGTTTCCGCGAGGACCTCTACTATCGCCTGAACGTCCTGCAGGTGCGCACCAGCCCGCTGCGCGAGCGTCTGGAGGACGTTCCGGCGCTGGCCCGGCATTTCGCCAGGTTGTATGCCGAGGAGGTCGGCCGGCGTCCGCGGCCCTTCAGCGATGCGGCATTGAAGGCGCTGTGTGACTACGACTGGCCGGGCAACGTGCGCGAACTGGCCAACCGGGTGCGGCGTGGCCTGGTCCTCGCCGAGGGCAATCTGATCGAGGCGGAGGATCTGGGCTTCCAGCGCGCGGTCGCGGCGCACAAGGCCGACATCAGCCTGGAAGACTACAAGCTGCAGGCCGAGAAGCAGGCGCTCAGCGATGTGCTGCTGCAGTACTCGCAGAACCTCAGCCGCGCCGCCAAGGCGCTCGGCGTGTCCCGTCCCACCTTCTATCGCCTGCTGAGCAAGCACGGCATCCGCTGA
- the nfuA gene encoding Fe-S biogenesis protein NfuA encodes MSAITFTESAQAYLAELLEKQNTPGIGIRVFITQPGTQYAETCIAYCKPHEQKPEDTALALKDFTAWLDAVSVPFLEDAVVDYATDRMGGQLTIKAPNAKVPMVNEDSPLPERINYYLQTEVNPGLASHGGMVSLVDIDDEGVAILRFGGGCQGCGMVDMTLKDGVEKTLMERIPELKGVRDVTDHTNKENAYY; translated from the coding sequence ATGAGCGCCATCACCTTCACCGAATCCGCCCAGGCTTACCTGGCCGAGCTGCTGGAGAAGCAGAACACCCCGGGCATCGGCATCCGCGTGTTCATCACCCAGCCGGGCACCCAGTACGCCGAGACCTGCATCGCCTACTGCAAGCCGCACGAGCAGAAGCCCGAGGATACCGCCCTGGCGCTGAAGGACTTCACCGCCTGGCTGGATGCGGTCAGCGTGCCCTTCCTCGAGGACGCCGTGGTCGACTACGCCACCGACCGCATGGGTGGCCAGCTGACCATCAAGGCGCCGAACGCCAAGGTGCCGATGGTCAACGAGGACAGCCCGCTGCCCGAGCGCATCAACTACTACCTGCAGACCGAGGTCAATCCGGGGCTGGCCAGCCACGGCGGCATGGTTTCGCTGGTCGACATCGACGACGAAGGCGTCGCCATCCTGCGCTTCGGCGGCGGCTGCCAGGGTTGCGGCATGGTCGACATGACCCTCAAGGACGGCGTCGAGAAGACCCTGATGGAACGCATCCCCGAACTGAAGGGCGTGCGCGATGTCACCGACCACACCAATAAGGAAAATGCCTACTACTGA
- a CDS encoding fatty acid cis/trans isomerase: protein MPIFLLLLASLLLSLPLSAAPVSFTRDVQPILTQKCVACHACYDAPCQLNLGSATGIQRGASKVPVYNGKRIEADATTRLFVDAQTEAGWRAQGFHSVLGGGDAALVARMLELGRTHAPIPGAKLPEDLEIGIYRDNQCPTPEQFDDFARRNPGAGMPFAVSGLSDGEYATLRRWLAEGAPLDGEPVVASASEAAQVAAWEALLNRPGAREQLVARWLYEHLFLAHLYFDQGKSRRFFELVRSRTPSGEAVDVIATRRPNDDPGTSFHYRLRPIQGVIVHKTHITYALGPHKLRRIEELFFSGDWVAKALPGYGPQRRANPFETFAAIPARARYQFMLDDAEYFVRTFIRGPVCRGQIATDVIRDHFWTLFQAPAHDLYLQDADYREKVTPLLALPGQEDDLARLPLVWHRYRSKLGDYEAARREAYSHTPYPSWSHIWAGNDNALLSIFRQHDSASVRKGLIGAVPQTLWWLDFPLLERTYYALVVNFDVFGNVSHQAQTRLYFDLIRNGAEQNFLRLMPPGERRAILHDWYQDGGLLKVWLNYERIDSDTPSGLVLPPGDPKEAFAARLLERYGTLNARPDPLNRCRDGRCYRPTANSAVQQIDQRLSALAARPLAQLKAIGFLPEATLLRVELDGGGREVYSLLRNRAHSNVAFMLGESLRYQPEKDTLTLYPEVLSSYPNFLFSLREGEVGAFVASLQQAEAVEDFERIVQRWGVRRSDPRFWSLFHDLAAHIRETKPVEAGVLDMNRYQNL, encoded by the coding sequence ATGCCCATCTTCCTCCTGCTGCTGGCCAGCCTGCTGCTCAGCCTGCCGCTGTCCGCCGCGCCGGTGTCCTTCACTCGCGACGTGCAGCCGATCCTCACGCAGAAGTGCGTGGCCTGCCATGCCTGCTACGACGCGCCCTGCCAGCTCAACCTGGGCAGCGCCACCGGTATCCAGCGCGGCGCCTCGAAGGTGCCGGTGTACAACGGCAAGCGCATCGAGGCCGACGCCACCACGCGGCTGTTCGTCGATGCGCAGACGGAAGCCGGCTGGCGGGCGCAGGGCTTCCATTCGGTGCTGGGCGGCGGCGATGCCGCGCTGGTGGCCCGGATGCTCGAGCTGGGCCGCACCCATGCGCCCATACCCGGCGCGAAGCTGCCGGAGGATCTGGAGATCGGCATCTACCGCGACAACCAGTGTCCGACGCCCGAGCAGTTCGACGACTTCGCCCGCAGGAACCCCGGCGCCGGCATGCCCTTCGCCGTCAGCGGCCTGAGCGACGGCGAGTACGCCACCCTGCGCCGCTGGCTGGCCGAGGGTGCGCCCCTGGATGGCGAGCCGGTGGTCGCCAGCGCTTCCGAGGCGGCGCAGGTCGCCGCGTGGGAGGCGCTGCTCAACCGCCCCGGCGCCCGCGAGCAGCTGGTGGCGCGCTGGCTGTACGAGCACCTGTTCCTCGCCCACCTGTACTTCGACCAGGGGAAAAGCAGGCGCTTCTTCGAGCTGGTGCGCTCGCGCACCCCCAGTGGCGAGGCGGTGGACGTGATCGCCACCCGGCGGCCCAACGATGACCCCGGCACCAGCTTCCACTACCGCCTGCGGCCGATTCAGGGCGTGATCGTGCACAAGACCCACATCACCTACGCGCTGGGTCCCCACAAGCTCAGGCGGATCGAGGAGCTGTTCTTCAGCGGCGACTGGGTGGCGAAGGCGCTGCCCGGCTACGGCCCGCAGCGCCGTGCCAACCCGTTCGAGACCTTCGCCGCCATCCCGGCCCGAGCGCGCTACCAGTTCATGCTGGACGATGCCGAATACTTCGTGCGCACCTTCATCCGCGGCCCGGTGTGCCGCGGGCAGATCGCCACCGACGTGATCCGCGACCACTTCTGGACGCTGTTCCAGGCCCCCGCCCACGACCTCTATCTGCAGGATGCCGACTACCGCGAGAAGGTCACGCCGCTGCTGGCGCTGCCGGGGCAGGAGGACGATCTGGCCCGCCTGCCGCTGGTCTGGCACCGCTACCGCAGCAAGCTGGGCGACTACGAGGCGGCGCGCCGCGAGGCCTACTCGCACACGCCGTATCCGAGCTGGTCGCACATCTGGGCCGGCAACGACAACGCGCTGCTGAGCATCTTCCGCCAGCATGACAGCGCCTCGGTGCGCAAAGGCCTGATCGGTGCCGTGCCGCAGACCCTGTGGTGGCTGGACTTCCCGCTGCTGGAGCGCACCTACTACGCGCTGGTGGTCAACTTCGACGTGTTCGGCAACGTCTCCCACCAGGCGCAGACGCGTCTGTACTTCGACCTGATCCGCAACGGCGCCGAGCAGAACTTCCTGCGCCTGATGCCGCCGGGCGAGCGCCGGGCGATCCTGCACGACTGGTACCAGGATGGCGGCCTGCTCAAGGTGTGGCTGAACTACGAACGCATAGACAGCGACACGCCCAGCGGCCTGGTCCTGCCACCGGGCGATCCCAAGGAAGCCTTCGCTGCGCGCCTGCTGGAACGCTACGGCACGCTGAACGCGCGGCCCGACCCGCTCAACCGCTGCCGCGACGGGCGCTGCTACCGGCCCACTGCCAATTCCGCCGTGCAGCAGATCGACCAGCGCCTCAGCGCGCTGGCGGCCCGGCCGCTGGCGCAGTTGAAGGCCATCGGGTTCCTGCCCGAGGCGACCCTGCTGCGCGTCGAGCTGGATGGCGGCGGGCGCGAGGTCTACAGCCTCTTGCGCAACCGTGCGCACAGCAACGTGGCCTTCATGCTCGGCGAGTCGCTGCGCTACCAGCCGGAGAAGGACACCCTGACCCTGTACCCGGAAGTGCTGAGCAGCTACCCGAACTTCCTGTTCAGCCTGCGTGAAGGGGAGGTGGGCGCCTTCGTCGCCTCGTTGCAACAGGCCGAGGCGGTGGAGGATTTCGAGCGCATCGTGCAGCGCTGGGGCGTGCGCCGCAGCGATCCGCGCTTCTGGAGCCTTTTCCACGACCTGGCCGCGCACATCCGCGAAACCAAGCCGGTGGAGGCGGGGGTGCTGGACATGAATCGCTATCAGAACCTGTGA
- a CDS encoding IS4 family transposase, protein MSSASWAEEEMRTANLGDERLNARVAKLLEQLGADPRNSIPTACRSWAETMAAYRFFDNEKATFETVLAPHRDATLQRMECCPVVLLAQDTTELDKWVNLGPKGVGTIKERQKHPRRLHPTVAFTPERVCLGVVAAEWWQRDEPSPRKERRGKGVDEKESRRWIDSYQSSCALQGQLPQSQVVNLADAEGDLYEWFVEYEDVAATTRAQWIVRAAQDRRVLGGAADKLWASVAATPSLGQVEVEVRARPKRPARLAQVTLRSASLTLQPPSRVGHRLPEVMINAVLACEEHPPEGVEPLEWLLLTSLPVEGLAQAVTVVEWYAVRWCIEVYFHVLKNGCQINRLQLETEERLLPCIGLYLVVTWRVLYSLMLGRSCPGLSCELVFEAREWRAAYMVAKRCMPPQTPPSLGEVVMLIASLGGYLGRKHDGPPGPKAMWTGLQRLRDFVIAFEARDALTGTCV, encoded by the coding sequence ATGTCATCCGCGAGCTGGGCTGAGGAAGAGATGCGCACGGCAAACCTGGGCGATGAGCGATTGAATGCGCGTGTCGCCAAGCTGCTGGAGCAGTTGGGTGCAGATCCACGCAACAGCATTCCTACCGCTTGCCGGAGCTGGGCGGAGACGATGGCGGCCTACCGTTTCTTCGATAACGAGAAGGCCACTTTCGAAACAGTTTTGGCCCCCCATCGGGATGCCACCTTGCAGCGCATGGAGTGCTGCCCCGTGGTGCTGTTAGCCCAGGACACGACCGAGCTAGACAAGTGGGTGAATCTGGGCCCCAAGGGAGTGGGCACCATCAAGGAGAGGCAGAAGCATCCCCGCCGACTCCATCCGACCGTGGCATTCACACCGGAGCGGGTTTGTCTGGGCGTGGTGGCGGCCGAGTGGTGGCAGCGTGATGAGCCAAGCCCACGCAAGGAGCGGCGCGGAAAAGGAGTGGACGAGAAGGAAAGTCGACGCTGGATCGACAGCTACCAGAGCAGTTGTGCGCTACAGGGGCAGCTCCCGCAAAGCCAGGTCGTCAATCTCGCCGACGCCGAAGGTGATCTGTACGAGTGGTTCGTCGAGTATGAAGACGTCGCTGCGACGACACGGGCGCAATGGATTGTGCGCGCAGCACAGGATCGCCGCGTGCTGGGCGGTGCTGCCGACAAGCTGTGGGCCTCTGTGGCGGCGACGCCAAGCCTGGGGCAAGTCGAGGTTGAGGTACGGGCGCGCCCGAAACGTCCCGCCCGCCTGGCGCAGGTCACTCTGCGCTCTGCCAGTCTCACGCTGCAACCACCGTCCCGCGTCGGGCATCGCTTGCCTGAGGTCATGATCAATGCCGTCCTGGCTTGCGAGGAGCACCCGCCGGAGGGCGTCGAGCCGTTGGAGTGGTTGCTGCTGACAAGCCTGCCGGTGGAAGGCCTGGCCCAAGCCGTTACAGTCGTCGAATGGTATGCCGTGCGCTGGTGTATCGAGGTTTACTTCCACGTTCTGAAGAATGGTTGCCAGATCAATCGACTGCAGCTGGAGACCGAAGAGCGACTACTGCCCTGCATCGGGCTTTACCTGGTCGTGACATGGCGGGTGCTGTACAGCCTGATGTTGGGGCGAAGCTGTCCAGGTCTGAGCTGCGAGCTGGTGTTCGAGGCTCGGGAGTGGCGGGCCGCCTACATGGTGGCCAAGCGTTGCATGCCGCCACAGACTCCCCCCTCGCTGGGTGAGGTCGTGATGCTGATAGCCAGCCTGGGCGGCTATTTGGGGCGCAAGCACGATGGGCCACCCGGGCCCAAGGCAATGTGGACCGGGCTGCAGCGGTTGCGGGACTTTGTCATCGCTTTTGAGGCCCGCGACGCGCTCACCGGGACTTGTGTATAA